The sequence below is a genomic window from Oreochromis niloticus isolate F11D_XX linkage group LG3, O_niloticus_UMD_NMBU, whole genome shotgun sequence.
CTTGCGAAGCAGTTTTTGAGCCAGGAAGTAACGTAGACAGGACCGGGCCGACAGAGCCACTAACCAATAAACCGGCTCctccaaaaccacaaagtgGTACAGTTGGAGAGGATAATAGAGGCCCTGTGGGGGAGGTGAAGCCAGGAGGCTCTGATGGACAATACAAAGTGAATCACaattaatttaattcattttgcatgaactgttttgtttcagtggtgtgtttttcttttgactgCTGCAGGAAAATGGTTTCAcctggtttgtgctgctgtaGAGTTTAAGTGTGTCCAGCAGCAGTGGCCTAATGTCGTCAGTCTCCTCTAGATTACGAATCAGGACCTGCAAGAAAAGTCAAAGAAGGAGCCAAAGTCTGAAGGTCTATAAAAGAGCTGGTCTGGAAAAAGGTTGTGAGAATTTAAAGCATTCACAGCCGCTGATTCTGGGATAAACATGGTGACCTCATACCTCCAGAGTGCTTCTGACTCGGGTCAAATACAGCGCCTCCTGCTGCATGAAGCTGGAGTAGCACTGCTCTGTCACACGACCAGACCGCAGCTCTCTTATAAAGGAGTACGAGTGGAGGATCTCCTCTGCTAGTGCATCGCTTTTGCTCCAAAGGACATCAAACAAATCCACGCCGGGGACAATACCTGAGTGAGCAGGCGGGACACTAGTGAACGTACCTctaaagctgcagttcctctaatggccactagGGCCATGAACACACAGGTGTGTATGAATGAGCTCAACAGTGTTGTTAAAGTCTCACCTGGTTCAGGTTTCTCCTCGGTGCTTTCAATGACAGCAGAGCTGAAGATAAACAGGAGATCACCGTGAAGAAAATGTATAAGAGTCtccataaacaaaaaataaaaaggaaccCATCCAAGCAGCCACAGGGCAAGACAGGTCACGACTCTTTCAATCAATTTTATATCTTTATAATGATTTTATATCACTTTATGATTTTTCTCTGTCTTATGTTGGTTGTTTCTCCTCTCCTTACGATCATTTGTGTCTCACTGCGGTcactttacaaacatttttggTGCTTTTGTAGCCCTTTTTAGTCTATTTGTGTCTCTTAGTGGTTTTCTGTCACTTTCAATCAGTTTACACATtctttttgtaactttgtagCTCTGTTTTTAGAATtaagtttttttctgttttgttgtggtTATTTTACGTCTTTTTTGGTTGCTTTATGTATATTTTGCtcattttatacatatttttggGAACCTTTGTTCCATTTCGTGTATTCATATCTCTTTCTAATTGTTTTCAGTCTCATTTTGGTTAGTTTTACTTTCCTGAAGATCATTTTTCTCTTATTGTGGTTGTTTTGTTCACATTTTTGGctgttttgtgtgattttatgttACTTCAGGTCATTTTGCATCTCATTTTGGTAACTTTGTAGCTTTGATTAATTTATCTGTATCActttttagttttctgtctcattttgtttttttttgttaatgtcaTTGAGGTTGTATTGTGTACATtttggttattttatttttttttgaacATGTTTTTGCAGAATTCAATTTTAAATACCTGTTCATGATTGTTCTTGCCTCACTAAATTTGTGGTCCATGATTTATGTCCATGTATGActtttttgtgtgatttaatttgctgttttgcattttttgctGTTATGAGTTTCTTTCTATGACAGTTAGTGTACATTTAGCTGGGATATTTCAATACAGCTCTTTTGCATTACGCATTCTTTCACAGTATataatcttttgttttttatttgtttctattttaagaaaaaaaatgtacacgTGACATCTGTTCTCGTCTCTGAATGTAAATTTTAAACATCACAGATTTCATTTTCCGTACTTTGTTGACTTTAACAGCACTGTGGTTTAGTGTGAGGTCAACTTAAAGGTCCTTCTTGTAATTAAAAAAGTAGAGCCCAGCCCTGCTTCAGCTCCCGTTGGTATGTCTTCACACGATGTTAATAGTTACTTTGATGAATTTAGAAAAGTTTTAAACTCTTTTAAATACAGGATTTTACAGTAAATACTTTGAAGAACCTGATTATTGCCTACCTGGCATTCATGGAGCAGATGTAGAACTTGAGCTCGTCACACGGGGCGCTTTGCAGCTTTCCATCTGAGTGCGAAGCAACACAAGAAACATTctgatttatttactttaactttctttaaaaaaacaacaacgcaGTAACCGTGGCAGAAATAGCTACGTTATCTCCTCAGTCAAAACAGATGTTTATGTTCAAATCTTGCTCACGTCAGACACAGCATGAACTAAACCGATCTGAACCTAAACTGATGGACATAAAAAATCCCTGATGCTTATTGCAAATCAAGAAAGAGGCAAAGGACATACAATATATGTATCATTATtaagctcaacaaacatcagctacCATACATGTGCATTTAGCAGCACACAGTGTGATGCCTGATAGACGTCTAACTGCTGTATTTCCCTGGGAGAGAAAAGAGTGCAAGATAATGTTCGTCAGATATGGAgaaagatgcaaaaaaaaaaaagacaggacaggagacaAAGAAGAGAGTTTACAATCAAAGGTAATGAGTGCTCAGTGATGCTTTATAAACTGCAGTTTTAAAGATTGGATCTTCATTTTTAATCACATATTGGATCTGTGTATGACGTGTTTTGAGTTCTGTGTGTTCATATTGTAAAATGACATGCAAAACAAACTAAGTACACTAACGTTGAGTTGAAAATACTCTGCAGTTTAGTCGAGGATAAACAAGTTAGTTTGCAGTGATGTGGTGAATTCACAGTAAATCACTGTGTtggactggtgcacagtggctgtggtgctcATGGTCAGTGTAACAGGACAATAAGTAATCATTTGAATTCCACTTCTATGCAGGTTTGAAAATCAGCCATGGTAACTTGTGTAACATCGGCTTACATGTTGTTGAATTCAGCTGGCTAAATGCACAAAGATtagcagcacaggaacaaacaaacaaaaatcaggttgCTCTCTTCGTTCCTTCTGGTAAAATAAGGAGTGTCTCCAATTTGGGTTTTTTCCTGATTGCAACACACAACAATTCATCTCTATTATGAATCTGTGTTGTGTTTAACTACCATTAGGTGTCATTTCCATACAAGCCCCAGCTGCTCCTGCTGTTTTTGCCCCACTGATCCAGCTGCTGATGCTGAAGGGCGTGTCATCAGTCCAGAACCAGGAGCcgttctttaaaaagaaaagagaaaggcaAATGGAGGAGATGCTCACAATAAATGACCCAAATTGCACGTGGCAAAAATGACCATTGCTAACCTGTTGCTCCTGGTAACCGCCCAGCCACACATGAGCGCTTGTGTTTGCTACCTGAGCAACAAACTGCAGATCCTCTGGCGTGTGGATGGATACAAGGTCACCTCCAGACTGAGAGCATAGAAACtgaaagacacacacattaaaattggtttagaatttaaattttaaacagATTTATTTCAGAAAGTCACAGAAACGTATACAGAATTCATGTCTGATTCTCATGTTAATCTTTAAATGACACATGATATCATGATGCGATGATATATTTGTCAGCCTATTTACATTGGCATCACTCCAGGAGCTCCACACTGGGTAGAAAGACAAACATCTCCGCCCGAACAGGAACCACCGAGGATGGCATGAAAGCAAAGAAACTGTCCCTGGTGACATTGTAGGGAATTATACACCTATtaaaacacacatgtacacatatTCCTGCATTTTAACGTGAGTTCAAGTCATTTTTTTCTACCTAAGGAGGACACCAAGGCTGATGATGTGATCAGGAGGACAACTGGGAGCACGCACACCATCATGGACCTGtatcacaaatacacacaaatttTACACAGTTTTTAAGTGGGCTCTGTTactaaagaagaaagagaataTGGACACATAGATGAAGataaaagagacaaatgtttagttttaatcaGAATCATCACAATACTTTGAGGTTTGCCCTGAGTTCCTAAAGGCTCTGGATcttgtagggctgtcttggttgacacacctctacaatgttgcatgGAGCTCAGGGGCAGtacctctggattggcagaccagCGTGGTTCGCATTTTCAAGACAGGTGAACAGAGGGTGAGCTCAAACTATAGGGGGATCCCACTTCTTAGCCTCCACTGGAAACTCCATGCCAGGGCAGTGGAAAGGAAAGTCTGTTCATTATTCGAACTCTGGATTCAGGAAGAACAACGCTGTTTTCATCCTGCATCATTGTTACATATGACGGGAGAAGGGAGTGGGGGatcgacagatggattggtgctgtggctgcagtgatgtggatgCGGTACCGATTTGTCGtgatgaagagagagctgagtgtagaAGCAAAGCTCTCAATTCACCGCTTCATCTACgttcctaccctcacctatggacAAAGAACGAGATTGTGGATACAAGTCGCAGAAACGAGTGTTCTCCAAAGGgaggctggcctctcccttagggATAGAGTTCAGCCATCTGGGagaggctcagagtagagctgctcctcctccacatcgaaaggagtcAGTTGGGGTTGTTCGGGCCTCTGAccaggatggatggattttcagtttttgtttttaattcagtctAATTTCAATTTGTTTCCAGAGTTGAAATCTTTTTAACTACTATCTTTTATTACTGTATGGAAAGACAATACAGGCATTACAATATAAACACCGAATGTCTTGAAGGCAGTTCACTCAGTGTTGTAGAAACATAAATAACTAAAATAGGAGGCACTGAGAAATAATTATAGACTCAAAAGACTGAACAATATAGATCTTCACTGAAGTCACATAACAAATCACTCAttgagaaaaaaacccaacccaaATGGGTGTACGCAATCATGGTTTTTCTAAGCAAGCCAGAAAAACCGGAGCTCCCTGATAACATCTGTGCCGCCACCGAGAATATGCGATTTCACAAAAGGGCTCTTGCCACATCTGAAGGGAATTACTAAACCACCatgatggcaaaaaaaaaaaaaaaacccacagtaaATGTTGAAGTACAATGTAATCACAACAAGGTGACTGTAGGTtattgagaaaaaaagaaaagcaagttTATGAAAGACAGAACAAGTAGCACAAGGTGAGAAGAATTATACCTCCAAGTCAAACAACCTGACTAACAAACTATCTCTGGACTAATTACactttgagtacattttaaGGTGTGGCTCTCTCAGTCTTGGCAGGCTAAATACAGAACTAGGTGATACCAACTGGCAGCAGCCTAACTGTTGAAGCTGTTGTGTCATTTTCCTACATCATAGCATGTGACGTACCTTATACTCCTCTTTGTTGTctgcattaaaaatgtacaattaAGTTTTAAATTCAGACACATGTTGTCCAATGAAcattcagctttagcttcagatCACAGAAATAATTCATGTTgttccaattttttttaaaaaggcaacaTTCATGTAATGAAATTAAACACACTCGACTTCGGCCACTAATACGGTTTCTGTCAAACAGAGTCAGACAGTGTGGCATTGCTGATTTGAAAATACATACAAAGCTTTACATCTATATATTTGAATAAGACCTCACTGCTCACCTGAGTTCAGATAGAATTCCTGTGTCAAAGCCTTCTCGAGCTCTCGTCTATCATCCACAGCAGCTGCCACGTTACTAGCATCCACCTCTCGGGTCCTTCCCCTTTTGAGTCTTTGAGCCAAAAACCAAaccacaaaaaaccccccaaacaaacaTCTGAGTGACAATGAAATGACAGCGCTTCACGCCTCCATGTTGTTGGAATGTGGAT
It includes:
- the LOC102080694 gene encoding uncharacterized protein LOC102080694, which codes for MMVCVLPVVLLITSSALVSSLGTVSLLSCHPRWFLFGRRCLSFYPVWSSWSDANFLCSQSGGDLVSIHTPEDLQFVAQVANTSAHVWLGGYQEQQNGSWFWTDDTPFSISSWISGAKTAGAAGACMEMTPNDGKLQSAPCDELKFYICSMNASSAVIESTEEKPEPGIVPGVDLFDVLWSKSDALAEEILHSYSFIRELRSGRVTEQCYSSFMQQEALYLTRVRSTLEVLIRNLEETDDIRPLLLDTLKLYSSTNQSLLASPPPQGLYYPLQLYHFVVLEEPVYWLVALSARSCLRYFLAQKLLRKPLMSRSMTNSFYQKWSKDSMKEVTWINRYKKVIKENQDHMDVFKAINIFREHMMAQKAFYKALVCSSEEGKQ